One Polaribacter sp. SA4-12 genomic window carries:
- the ilvA gene encoding threonine ammonia-lyase IlvA, with protein MQTEQNYYPSLDSVKAASENLKGVAIETPLAKNFNLSKELDATILFKREDLQVVRSYKIRGAYNKMSSLTSDEKQRGIVCASAGNHAQGVALSCKLLQIKGTIFMPSPTPNQKINQVKMFGEDFINIVIEGDTFDDAFNAAKLECDAKEKVFIHPFNDEKVIEGQATVGLEILSQTDKKIDYVFVPIGGGGLSAGLSSVFKYLSPETKIIGVEPEGAPSMLTSIRNKKNTALDTIDAFVDGAAVKKVGDLNFAICQKNLTEVITVPEGKICQTILDLYNKDAIVVEPAGALSIAALDLFSDEIKGKNVVCVVSGSNNDITRTPEIKERALLYANLKHYFIVKFPQRAGALKEFVAEILGPNDDITHFEYTKKNNRTNGVAVVGLELKSSEDLQPLINRMKESNFFGDYLNDKPDLFQFLV; from the coding sequence ATGCAAACAGAACAAAATTATTATCCAAGTTTAGATAGCGTAAAAGCTGCTTCAGAGAACTTAAAAGGAGTTGCTATTGAAACTCCGTTAGCTAAAAACTTTAATCTTTCTAAAGAGTTAGACGCAACAATTTTGTTTAAAAGAGAAGATTTACAAGTTGTTCGTTCATACAAAATTAGAGGAGCATACAATAAAATGTCTTCTTTAACTTCGGATGAAAAACAACGCGGAATTGTTTGTGCAAGTGCGGGAAATCATGCGCAAGGAGTTGCTTTATCTTGTAAATTATTACAGATAAAAGGAACTATTTTTATGCCGTCTCCAACGCCAAATCAAAAGATTAACCAAGTAAAAATGTTTGGTGAAGATTTTATCAATATTGTTATTGAAGGCGATACTTTTGATGATGCTTTTAATGCAGCGAAGTTAGAGTGTGATGCAAAAGAGAAAGTTTTTATCCATCCTTTTAATGATGAAAAAGTTATTGAAGGTCAGGCAACAGTTGGTTTAGAAATTTTGAGTCAAACTGATAAAAAAATAGATTATGTTTTTGTTCCTATTGGAGGAGGAGGTTTATCAGCAGGACTTTCATCTGTTTTTAAATATTTATCACCAGAAACTAAAATAATAGGCGTTGAGCCAGAAGGAGCACCTTCTATGCTAACATCAATCAGGAATAAAAAAAATACAGCTTTAGATACTATTGATGCTTTTGTTGATGGAGCAGCGGTTAAAAAAGTAGGAGATTTAAACTTTGCTATTTGTCAGAAAAACTTAACGGAAGTAATTACGGTTCCTGAAGGAAAAATTTGTCAAACAATTTTAGATCTTTATAATAAAGATGCAATTGTGGTTGAACCTGCAGGTGCTTTGAGTATTGCTGCTTTAGATCTTTTTTCTGATGAAATTAAAGGAAAGAATGTTGTTTGTGTTGTAAGTGGGAGTAATAATGATATTACAAGAACTCCAGAAATTAAAGAACGAGCTTTATTGTACGCTAACTTAAAGCATTATTTTATCGTAAAGTTTCCTCAAAGAGCAGGAGCTTTAAAAGAGTTTGTGGCAGAAATTTTAGGTCCAAATGATGATATCACTCATTTTGAATATACAAAAAAAAATAACAGAACAAATGGTGTTGCTGTTGTTGGTTTAGAGTTAAAATCTTCTGAAGATTTACAACCATTAATAAATAGAATGAAAGAAAGTAATTTCTTTGGCGACTACCTAAATGATAAGCCAGATTTGTTTCAATTTTTGGTATAA
- a CDS encoding NADP-dependent glyceraldehyde-3-phosphate dehydrogenase — MKKQFTEIPEAYKISSLLHQKTYLVNGELKEWKGDVAEVYSTISSTKEYKPTLLGTVPDLGETEALDALNSAYRAYDKGQGLWPTMRVVDRIECMEEFAEQMKTKRDEVVKLLMWEIGKALPDSEKEFDRTIDYIYDTIEDYKQMDRDSAKFEKSSGVHAHIRRGPLGVVLCLGPYNYPLNETFALLIPALIMGNTAVFKPAKHGVLLLSPLLEAFQNSFPEGVVNVIYGRGRVLATPIMKTGKVDVLALIGNSKSANAIQANHPFKNRLRLVLGLEAKNPAIVLPDADLDLAIDECISGATSFNGQRCTALKIMYVHEHIVDKFNKRFAERVDSLKFGNPWESGVKLTPLPEPGKPAYIQELIDDASAKGAKVINKKGGKTTDNYIFPAVLYPVSKDMRVFQEEQFGPVTPIVSFKNIQEPLDDMAESNYGQQVSVFGSEVKTLAPLIDTLVNLVCRVNLNSAAQRGPDVYPFTGRKDSAVATLSVHDALRSFSIRTFVASKDTPYNNAILEELLDKKASNFINTDYLL; from the coding sequence ATGAAGAAACAATTTACGGAAATTCCAGAAGCATATAAAATCAGTTCACTTTTACATCAAAAAACATATTTAGTTAATGGTGAATTAAAAGAGTGGAAAGGCGATGTTGCTGAGGTTTATTCTACAATTTCATCAACTAAAGAGTATAAACCAACTTTATTAGGAACTGTGCCAGATTTGGGAGAAACTGAAGCCTTAGATGCTTTAAATTCTGCTTACAGAGCTTATGATAAAGGGCAAGGTTTGTGGCCAACAATGAGAGTTGTTGATAGAATTGAATGTATGGAAGAGTTTGCAGAGCAAATGAAAACCAAGCGTGATGAGGTTGTAAAATTATTAATGTGGGAGATTGGAAAGGCATTGCCAGATTCTGAAAAAGAATTTGATAGAACCATTGATTACATTTACGATACTATTGAAGACTACAAGCAAATGGACAGAGATTCTGCGAAGTTTGAAAAAAGTAGTGGAGTTCATGCTCATATTAGACGTGGTCCTTTAGGTGTAGTTTTGTGTTTAGGGCCTTATAATTACCCTTTAAATGAAACATTTGCATTGTTGATTCCTGCTTTAATTATGGGAAATACAGCTGTTTTTAAACCCGCAAAACATGGAGTTTTATTATTGTCTCCGTTATTGGAAGCTTTTCAGAATAGTTTTCCTGAAGGTGTGGTAAATGTAATTTATGGTAGAGGTCGTGTTTTAGCAACTCCTATTATGAAAACAGGTAAAGTAGATGTATTAGCTTTAATAGGTAATAGTAAATCTGCAAATGCAATTCAAGCAAATCATCCTTTTAAAAATAGATTGCGTTTAGTTCTAGGTTTAGAAGCTAAAAACCCTGCAATTGTATTGCCAGATGCAGATTTAGACTTAGCAATAGATGAGTGTATTTCTGGAGCAACGTCTTTTAATGGGCAACGTTGTACAGCTTTAAAAATTATGTATGTTCATGAGCATATTGTAGATAAATTTAACAAACGATTTGCAGAAAGAGTAGATAGTTTAAAATTTGGAAACCCTTGGGAAAGTGGTGTTAAGTTAACTCCTCTGCCAGAACCAGGAAAACCAGCATATATTCAAGAATTAATTGATGATGCTAGTGCAAAAGGAGCAAAAGTGATCAATAAAAAAGGAGGGAAAACTACGGATAATTATATTTTTCCAGCAGTTTTATACCCAGTTTCTAAAGATATGAGAGTATTTCAAGAAGAACAATTTGGACCAGTTACTCCAATTGTTTCTTTTAAAAATATTCAAGAGCCTTTAGATGATATGGCAGAATCTAATTACGGACAACAAGTAAGTGTTTTTGGTAGTGAAGTAAAAACGTTAGCTCCATTAATTGATACTTTAGTAAACTTGGTGTGTAGAGTAAACTTAAATAGTGCTGCTCAACGTGGGCCAGATGTGTATCCTTTTACAGGAAGAAAAGATTCTGCAGTTGCAACTTTAAGTGTGCATGATGCTTTACGTTCTTTTTCTATTAGAACATTTGTAGCGTCTAAAGATACTCCTTATAATAATGCTATTTTAGAAGAGCTATTAGATAAAAAGGCTTCTAATTTTATCAATACAGATTATCTTTTGTAA
- a CDS encoding universal stress protein, with amino-acid sequence MKSILVPTDFSKTSEYACKIAAKIAKKTNATVYLIHLIELPKGVIDMTASSKFSIPESMLYLRKIREKILNFKDTLFSKDINVEYFIKLNNPFDGIQKYADKIDADLIIMGFKGHSELEEMIIGSNTEKIVRSSKRPVIVVKQDSKNFKLETLVFASNFKEENKEVFGKFVDFANTFKSKIHLLKVNTPANFQSTAEAKQKVKDFISGFNLPKHKINVYSDVSVEKGILNFSKDINADLIALSTHGRTGLAHLFTGSVTKNLSKNALKPMLTIKV; translated from the coding sequence ACTTTTCAAAAACATCTGAATACGCTTGTAAAATAGCAGCAAAAATTGCTAAAAAAACAAACGCAACAGTTTATCTTATTCACTTAATTGAACTCCCAAAAGGAGTAATAGACATGACAGCAAGTAGTAAATTCAGCATTCCTGAAAGCATGTTATATTTAAGAAAAATTAGAGAAAAAATATTGAATTTTAAAGATACTTTATTTAGTAAAGATATTAATGTAGAGTACTTTATAAAACTAAACAACCCTTTTGATGGAATACAAAAATATGCAGATAAAATTGATGCAGATTTAATAATAATGGGGTTTAAAGGTCATTCTGAACTTGAAGAAATGATCATTGGATCTAATACCGAAAAAATAGTACGAAGTTCTAAAAGACCTGTAATTGTCGTAAAACAAGATAGCAAAAATTTTAAATTAGAAACCTTAGTTTTCGCTTCTAACTTTAAGGAAGAAAACAAAGAAGTATTTGGTAAATTTGTCGATTTCGCAAATACTTTTAAAAGTAAAATTCATTTATTAAAAGTAAATACTCCCGCTAACTTTCAGTCAACTGCTGAAGCAAAACAAAAAGTAAAAGATTTTATCTCAGGTTTTAATCTACCCAAACACAAAATAAACGTGTATAGTGATGTTTCAGTAGAAAAAGGTATTTTAAATTTTTCTAAAGATATTAATGCAGATTTAATTGCTTTAAGCACTCATGGAAGAACTGGTTTAGCACATTTATTTACAGGCAGTGTTACCAAAAACTTATCTAAAAACGCACTAAAACCCATGCTAACCATTAAGGTTTAA